From the Kribbella sp. CA-293567 genome, the window GGCCTCGACGACCTTCTGCTCGAGGATCTCGGCGTCGAAGTCGCCGACCGTCGAGCCCTGCTTCATCCGGACCACGAAGTGCACCCGGGCCAGCACGGACTCGGTCACGTAGGCGGCGTAGTCGACCGACTCGGCGCCGATCGCGTCCTTGAGGATCTGCTGCATCTTGAGCCGGACGGCCGTGGTGTAGCGGTCACGCGGCAGGTAGACGAGGCAGGACAGGTAGCGGTTGTACACGTCGCGCCGGACGAACAGCTTGACCGCACGACGCTCCTGCAGGTGCAGGACGGACTGCACGATCGGCAGCAGGTCCTCCACGGGCGCCTGCAGCAGCTCGTCGCGCGGATAGGTCTCCAGCACGTCCAGCAGGCCCTTGCCGCTGTGGCTGTTGGGGTCGAACCCCGTCCGGGCGAACAGCTCGATCGCCTTGCGACGCAGTACCGGGACCTGCATGACGCTCTCGGTGTACGCCGTGGAGGAGAGCAGTCCGATGAAGCGGAGCTCCGAGACGGGCTCGCCGCTCTCGTCGAACTGCTTGATGCCGACATAGTCCAGGTACGACGACCTGTGCACCGTGGAGCGCGAGTTGGCCTTGGTCAGGATCAGCAGCTTGCGCTCGCGCGCCTTCGCGCTCACCTCGGGCGGCAGCTTTCCGGCGTTCTCGTCGAGCTTCGGGTCCGGCCGGAGGATGCCCAGGCCTGTCCCCGGGATGCCGCGCAGGATGCCCTGGTCGCCGTCCATGGTGAAGCTGTACTCGCGGTAGCCGAGGAAGGTGAAGTGCTCGTCGGCGAGCCATTCCAGCAGCTCCTTGGCCTCCTCCACCTCACTCTCGCTGACCGGCAGCTCGGACGCGTTCAGGCCGTCGGCGATCGAGACGGCCTTCTCGTGCATCTTCGGCCAGTCCTCGACGGCCTCCCGGACGTCCTCCAGCACGCGCTGCAGCGCCTGCTCCAGCTGGCGGTGCTCGGCGGGGTCGGCGATCCGCTCGACCTCCAGGTGCATCCAGCTCTCCCGGACCAGGTCGTGCTCGTCCGCGGCGGCCGCGTCGTCGAGCACCTCCTGCAGGGTGCCCTCGATGTCACGGCGGACGACGAACTGCGGGTGCACCAGCAGCTGCAGCTCGAGGTTGTGGTCGGTGATCACCATCGACGCGCTGTCGACCAGGAACGGCATGTCGTCGATCACGATCTCGACCACCGTCCGGCCGTTGGCCGACCAGCCGTGCTCCTCCACCGTCGGGGTGAAGACGTGCACCTTGGCGGTGCCCTGCGGCCGCGCCAGCGCGGACCGGTAGTGGTGTTTGGCAGCGCCCAGGCAGTCGGTCGGCTGACGCTCGGCGACGTCCTCCGCGGCGACGTACCGGTAGTAGCGCTCCAGGAAGGTCCGCAGCTTGCCGGCATCGACCGAATGGTCCTTGCCGTGCGATCCCGCGGCCACCGCCTTGGCGAGAACATCCGCCTTCTGGACGTCCAGCTTGCTCTGCATTCCCCACCGTCTCCACGCGTGAAAAAGCGGCGCTCAGCGCCGGGCCCACGACGTTGTGCGCCTCCCGCAAAGATTAGTCCACTTCGGTCACTGGTGTGATGGCGGGACGCTCCTTTCCGATGCCTTGCGACTCACGTTCAACACTCCCGGCAGCCCGCGGCGCGAGGGCTGGGCAAGCCAGTACCGCGCGGCGCGCTCGCTCCGTCAGCGGTCGGCGGTCATGAGGCGGATCGCCGGGTACGCCGGTACTTCGCGGCGCGGGCGCGGTTCTGGCAGGTGACCGAACAGAAGCGGCGTCGGCCGGCAGGCGAGCCGTCGACGTAGATGTCGGCGCAACCGCCGTCGATGCAGACTCCGAGGCGACCCGGATTCTCGTCGCACAACTGCGCACGCAGGGCCAGCAAAGCCGCGGCCAGGAGAGCGTCGTGCGGGTCCACCCACCAGGTTCGCCGTACTTCGCCGTCCGTCACTGCCAGGTCGGGCCGTACGTCGATGGTCCTCAGCAAGCCGGAGACCGCGTCCACGCGAGCCGCCGTACCGACCGAGGTGAAGATGCCGAAGATCGTGTCCGCGAATTGAATCAGCGCGGTGTCGGTCAGCGTGTCCGCCACCGAGGCCGGGACGCCGGCACGGTGGACGTGATCGGCGAGCGGTGGCACCTCCGATCGGGCACCCGCGCGGCGCGGCTCGACGCCCCACCCGTTCACCAGTTCGACCAGAGCGTCGAGCGGCATCGGCTCCACCTGAACTCGCATCTGGCCAAGATAACGCGTTGCTCCCCGCCATTGCGTTGCGTCGACCGGCTCGATAACGTGATCAGCTCCATCATCACGTGACGATCCGGAGGAACGATGACGGCGCGGATGCGCGATGTCGCCCAGAAGGCCGGTGTCTCGTTGAAGACCGTCTCCAACGTCGTCAACCACTCTCCGCAGGTGACGCCGGCGACTCGGGCGAAGGTGGAGGCGGCGATCGCCGAGCTCGACTATCGCCCCGACCTCAGGGCCCGGTCGCTGCGCAACGGACGCTGCGGCATGATCGCGCTGGCGATTCCCGACCTCGCGCAACTGTCGTTCGCCGGGCTCGCTGCTGCCGTCGTCCGAGCCGCGAAGAACCACGGCATCGCCGTCCTGATCGAGCAGACCGAAGGCGACACCGCTGCGGAGGATCACGTCCTCGACGGTCTCCGTGACCGACTGGTCGACGGAATCCTGTGGTGGCCGACGGCATCCACCGGCACCGGAAACCCGCGCAGACCGGTGGTCCTGCTGGGGGACGGCTGTTCCGAGCTCGCTTTCGACCGAGTCTCGCTCGACCACACACTGCTGCCGGTCGCGCCACCCACCCAGCGGGAGATGCTGGCCGACGCGGCCGTGGGACTGCTGCTGGACCGCGTGGCCGGCATCGGTTCGGCAGGACGGTGCCACATCCTCGTCCCGGCGAGCTCCCGACCCCGCGAGACCTGCTAGCCCTTCAGACCTCTCCGCACGGGAGTGACCATGACTCGTCAACCGGGGTACTGGGGGTCGAAGGTCATCACCCCAGCGACCGATTGGAGCGGCGTCATGAGCGAGGTTGAGTCGAGCGGCCACACCGGCGAACCGTGGAGCGACAGCGACGTCCAGGAGCTTCGTGGGTTGGTCGACAAGAACACCCCGACTCGGCTGATCGGGCTGAAGCTCGAGAAGACCGAGGTCGCGGTACAGGACAAGCTGCGGGAGCTCGGTCTGTCGCTGGCGCCGTCGAACTGGCCACCGTACGGCGACCTGCGGAGCCACACTCGCACTCTGACCCGCTGAGCTACCGATGAGCTGCCGGTGACGGATGTGCGCGGCGGACTACCCCAGTAGTTGCCGACGGCACCGGCTTGCCGCTAGCGGAAGTCGCGGGACTTGGTCTTGGCTGCGAGCGGGAGGGGATGGAGTCTTTCGGCGTTGAGGTTGACGACCTGGCCGGTGCGCTGGACGCGGCCGGTGACGATGACGGCGGCTGCTGTCCGGGCGGTTTTGGCGTTGGCGGTCCAGGCGCCGACGGAGACGACGATGTTGGACATACCGGTCTCGTCTTCGAGGTTGATGAAGGTGACGCCGGAGGCGGTGGCTGGGCGTTGCCGGTGGGTGATGACGCCGGCCACCCGCACCCGGGAGCCGTCGTCGGCTTTCCTGAGCTCGGCGGCGGACAGGATGCCCTGGTCGCGGAGCCAGCCGCGGATGCGCTGGACGGGGTGGCCGGTGGTGGTGATGTTGGTGGACCACAGGTCGGCCATGTCAGTCTCGATCTCGCTCATCCCGGGCAGCATCGGCGGCGCGCCGACAGCGGTGATGCCGGGCAGCCGGCCGGGGCGTTCTTCGGCGGCAGCGCCGGCCTGCCAGATCGCTTGCCGCCGGTCGAGACCGAAGCAGTCGAACGCTCCCGCGGCGGCCAGGGCATCGACTTGTTTGGCAGTGATCCCGGTACGCCGTACGAGGTCGGCCATTGACGCATAGGGACCGCCGGCGTCGCGTTCGGCAATGATCTTCTCGGCGTCCTTTTTCCCGATGGACCGCACATCGGTCAGACCGAGCCGGACGGCGTAGGCGCCGTCGCGGCGGTGCGTGGCGGTGGTGAACGGCGCCTTGGGATCGAACGGTCCGACAACGGGTTGGGGGTCGACCAGGCAGGCCGGGTCGCCGGTCGGGCCGGTGAGTTCCTGGCCGTCGACGAGGGGTTCGAGGTCGGCGTTGACGCCGGAACGATCGAGGTCCGGGCGCCGGGTTTCGACACCGTGCCGGCGGGCGTCGGCGACCAGGGATTGGGGGGAGTAGAACCCCATCGGCTGCGCCCGCAGCAGCGCGGCGAGGAAGGCTGCCGGGTAGTGGAGACGGAACCAGGTGGAGGTGTAGACGAGCAGGCCGAAGCTGATCGAGTGGGACTCGGCGAACCCGAAGTTCGCGAAGGCCTCGATCTTGTCGTAGATCTCCTGCGCCAGATCACCGGTGATCCCGTTGGCCGCCATCCCGTCGAACAGCTTCGTCTTCAGCGAACTGATCTTCTCGACGCCGCGCTTGGAGCCCATCGCGCGGCGCAGCAGATCGGCCTCGTCGCCGTCGATCCCGCCGACGGCCATCGCCATCTGCATCAACTGCTCCTGGAACAACGGAACGCCCAGCGTGCGTTCCAGGACGGGTCGGAGTTTGGGGTGCAAGTAGGTGATGGGCTCTTCGCCGGTACGGCGCCGGATGTAGGGGTGAACCGCGCCGCCCTGGATCGGGCCGGGCCGGATCAGCGCGATCTCGCAGACCAGGTCGTAGAACCGGCGCGGCAACAACCGCGGCAGGGTGGCCATCTGAGCCCGCGACTCGACCTGGAACACGCCCACCGAATCCGCCCGGCACAGCTGGTCGTAGACGCCGGCCTCCTCTTTCGGGATCGTGTGCAGCGACCACGCCTCACCGGTGTGCTCACGGACGAGGTCGATGCAGTACTGGAGAGCGGCGAGCATCCCGAGACCCAGGAGGTCGAACTTGACCAGCCCCATCCAGGCACAGTCGTCCTTGTCCCACTGCAACACCGTCCGGTTCTCCTTGCGGGCATGCTCGATCGGCACCACCTCACCCACCGGCCGCTCGGTCAGCACCATCCCACCCGAGTGAATCCCCAAGTGCCGCGGGAACTTCAGCAACTGGGTCGCCAGCGCAACGACTCTCGGCGGAATGTCACCGTCTCCCCCGCCGGCCTCGATCTCCGGTGACCAGCCGTCGACGTTCTTCGACCAGGCGTCCTGCTGGCCGGTCGAGTAGCCGAGGGCTTTGGCCGCGTCGCGGATCGCGGACTTCGGCCGGTACGAGATCACGTTGGCGACCTGGGCGGCGTTGCGGCGCCCGTACTTGCCGTAGACGAACTGGATCACTTCCTCGCGCCGGTCGGAGTCGAAGTCCACATCGATATCGGGCTCCTCGGTCCGGGTCGCGGCCAGGAACCGCTCGAACGGCAACCCGTACAGGATGCTGTCCACCGCCGTGATCTCCAACGCGTAACACACCGCCGAGTTGGCCGCCGATCCCCTGCCCTGGTAGAGAATCTGCTTGGTCCGGGCGAACCGGCAGATGTCGAACACGATCAGGAAGTACCCCGGGAAGCCGCGCTCCTCGATCACCGCCAACTCCCGATCCAACCGCCGATACGCATCCGGGCGCTGCTCGCGGCTGCCGTAGCGAGTCTTCGCGCCGGTGTAGGTGAGATGCCGCAACCAGCTCATCGGCGACTGCCCCTCCGGCACGTCGCGCAGCGGGAGCTTCGGCTTGGCGCGGCGCAGATCGAACCCGAGTTGCTCGGCCAGTCGCGCCGAGTACTCCACGGCGCCGGGGAACCGGTGGAACTGTTGCCGCATCTCCGCACCGGACCGCAGAAACGCCATCCCGGCCGGCGGCAACCACCCGTCCATCGCATCCAGATCACGCCGGGCCCGTACCGCGGCGACCGCGGCGGCAAGCTGATGGTCGCGCGGGTTCGCGTAGTGCACGTTGTTCGTCGCCACCACCGCCAACCCCCGCTTGGCTGCCAGGTCCGCCAGGATCCGGTTGCGGGTCGAGTCGGTCGGCAACTGATGATCGGTCAACTCGACCACCACCCGGTCGGCACCGAACAACGCCACCAACCGGTCCAGCTCACGATCGGCAGCGGCGCGACCGGTTGCAGCTCCCCCAGCCTCCAGGGACTGCCGTACGACGCCTTTGCGGCAGCCGGTCAGCACGACCCAGTGATCACGGCCGCGCGCGGACAGTTCCTCCAGGCCGTACACGGGCCGGCCCTTCTCCCCACCCGCGAGTTGCCCTTCGGTGATCGCAC encodes:
- a CDS encoding CGNR zinc finger domain-containing protein, with amino-acid sequence MRVQVEPMPLDALVELVNGWGVEPRRAGARSEVPPLADHVHRAGVPASVADTLTDTALIQFADTIFGIFTSVGTAARVDAVSGLLRTIDVRPDLAVTDGEVRRTWWVDPHDALLAAALLALRAQLCDENPGRLGVCIDGGCADIYVDGSPAGRRRFCSVTCQNRARAAKYRRTRRSAS
- a CDS encoding error-prone DNA polymerase, producing the protein MGYNNPPVKWSELERRLSNRSRPGSDGGRPAAGDGGDSPAWSQHRGPYVAADQGESPVARAARLRAAAVPYAELHVHSTFSFLDGASQPEKLVETAAELGLHGLALTDHDGLYAASRFAEAATAHGVPTVFGAELSLGLPGPQNGVADPEGSHLLVLAEGQEGYHRLAGAITEGQLAGGEKGRPVYGLEELSARGRDHWVVLTGCRKGVVRQSLEAGGAATGRAAADRELDRLVALFGADRVVVELTDHQLPTDSTRNRILADLAAKRGLAVVATNNVHYANPRDHQLAAAVAAVRARRDLDAMDGWLPPAGMAFLRSGAEMRQQFHRFPGAVEYSARLAEQLGFDLRRAKPKLPLRDVPEGQSPMSWLRHLTYTGAKTRYGSREQRPDAYRRLDRELAVIEERGFPGYFLIVFDICRFARTKQILYQGRGSAANSAVCYALEITAVDSILYGLPFERFLAATRTEEPDIDVDFDSDRREEVIQFVYGKYGRRNAAQVANVISYRPKSAIRDAAKALGYSTGQQDAWSKNVDGWSPEIEAGGGDGDIPPRVVALATQLLKFPRHLGIHSGGMVLTERPVGEVVPIEHARKENRTVLQWDKDDCAWMGLVKFDLLGLGMLAALQYCIDLVREHTGEAWSLHTIPKEEAGVYDQLCRADSVGVFQVESRAQMATLPRLLPRRFYDLVCEIALIRPGPIQGGAVHPYIRRRTGEEPITYLHPKLRPVLERTLGVPLFQEQLMQMAMAVGGIDGDEADLLRRAMGSKRGVEKISSLKTKLFDGMAANGITGDLAQEIYDKIEAFANFGFAESHSISFGLLVYTSTWFRLHYPAAFLAALLRAQPMGFYSPQSLVADARRHGVETRRPDLDRSGVNADLEPLVDGQELTGPTGDPACLVDPQPVVGPFDPKAPFTTATHRRDGAYAVRLGLTDVRSIGKKDAEKIIAERDAGGPYASMADLVRRTGITAKQVDALAAAGAFDCFGLDRRQAIWQAGAAAEERPGRLPGITAVGAPPMLPGMSEIETDMADLWSTNITTTGHPVQRIRGWLRDQGILSAAELRKADDGSRVRVAGVITHRQRPATASGVTFINLEDETGMSNIVVSVGAWTANAKTARTAAAVIVTGRVQRTGQVVNLNAERLHPLPLAAKTKSRDFR
- a CDS encoding LacI family DNA-binding transcriptional regulator, encoding MTARMRDVAQKAGVSLKTVSNVVNHSPQVTPATRAKVEAAIAELDYRPDLRARSLRNGRCGMIALAIPDLAQLSFAGLAAAVVRAAKNHGIAVLIEQTEGDTAAEDHVLDGLRDRLVDGILWWPTASTGTGNPRRPVVLLGDGCSELAFDRVSLDHTLLPVAPPTQREMLADAAVGLLLDRVAGIGSAGRCHILVPASSRPRETC